In the genome of Desulfofarcimen acetoxidans DSM 771, one region contains:
- a CDS encoding homocysteine S-methyltransferase family protein, whose product MRFIDKLAEKILVFDGAMGTMLQAAGLRAGECPELINLKNPETVKNIHRQYVKAGADIVETNTFGGSRLKLLEYGLADKVAEINASAVRLAKESADGQALVALSVGPTGKLMFPNGPLTFDEAHHVFSEQISAGAAAGADMICIETMSDLGEIRAALLAAKDAAPGVPVICSMTFEPNKRTLMGTDPVAAVITLQALGADIIGANCSGGPGELLEVIEEMARYARVPLIVQPNAGMPMLEGDRTVFPLSAAEMGEYVPKLAAAGASLIGGCCGTSPEYIRVIKERSTGLKPLPRNITPVTAITSARQTLFIGSGHPVRIVGERINPTGRKELSEQLRKGDMSLILREAVEQVERGANLLDVNMGLPEIDEAALMEKAVNSLQKVISVPLQLDSTDPKVLEAGLKAYHGKAIINSVNGKEESLKTILPLAKRYGACILGLALDDKGIPKTSEGRLAAAEKIMQRALALGIPKEDIIIDSLVLTASAQQDTALACVECTRLVKEELGLSALLGVTNISYGLPNRSLIDNTFLAMCLAGGVDVVIFNVENQDMVNTVRASEVLTARDKHSRNYINLFAAGEAQGAVLEEQAVEEDRKPADCLYRDIINGFKENTVPLLEEVLKQGMMPLQIVDDLLVPALDEVGGKYDRGEFFLPQLMQSAEVVQAAFARLKQELKVAGDSGKGTVLLATVKGDIHDIGKNIVKVLLENYGYEVVDMGKDVPPEEIVRAAKEKDIRLIGLSALMTTTVVFMKETIDLLRQEKPDCKVVVGGAVLNEKYAENIRADFYARDAREGVAVAREVFGR is encoded by the coding sequence ATGCGTTTTATTGATAAATTAGCTGAAAAAATTCTTGTATTTGACGGTGCTATGGGTACTATGCTGCAGGCTGCCGGACTGAGAGCAGGAGAGTGCCCGGAATTAATTAACTTAAAGAATCCTGAAACAGTAAAAAATATTCATCGCCAATATGTTAAGGCAGGAGCGGACATAGTCGAAACCAATACTTTTGGTGGCAGCCGCTTGAAGTTGCTTGAATACGGATTAGCGGATAAAGTTGCGGAAATTAATGCTTCGGCAGTACGCCTGGCTAAAGAGTCTGCAGACGGACAGGCATTGGTTGCTTTATCTGTCGGCCCGACAGGAAAACTGATGTTTCCCAACGGACCTTTGACTTTTGACGAGGCGCACCACGTATTTAGTGAGCAGATATCAGCCGGTGCGGCTGCCGGTGCGGATATGATTTGTATTGAAACTATGTCCGACCTCGGTGAGATCAGAGCTGCTTTGCTGGCAGCCAAAGACGCGGCACCCGGAGTTCCGGTTATTTGTTCCATGACCTTTGAGCCAAACAAGCGCACATTAATGGGAACAGATCCTGTTGCTGCTGTGATTACCTTACAGGCTCTGGGTGCAGATATTATTGGGGCTAATTGTTCAGGAGGACCTGGGGAACTGCTGGAAGTAATAGAGGAGATGGCCAGGTATGCCAGAGTACCTCTGATTGTGCAGCCAAATGCGGGTATGCCGATGCTGGAGGGAGATCGAACTGTTTTCCCCTTATCGGCAGCTGAAATGGGAGAATATGTTCCCAAACTGGCGGCTGCAGGGGCTTCCCTGATTGGAGGCTGCTGCGGGACGAGTCCCGAGTATATAAGAGTGATAAAAGAACGCTCAACCGGATTAAAACCATTGCCGAGAAATATAACCCCGGTTACGGCAATTACTTCCGCCAGGCAGACACTGTTTATTGGCAGTGGTCATCCCGTACGCATTGTGGGTGAAAGGATTAACCCAACCGGGCGCAAGGAGTTATCGGAGCAGCTGCGTAAGGGTGATATGTCTTTGATCTTGCGTGAGGCTGTTGAGCAAGTGGAAAGAGGAGCAAACCTGCTGGATGTGAATATGGGTTTACCGGAGATAGACGAAGCAGCATTAATGGAAAAAGCCGTTAATTCATTGCAAAAAGTAATAAGTGTGCCTCTTCAACTGGACAGTACCGATCCAAAAGTTTTGGAAGCGGGATTAAAAGCTTATCATGGCAAAGCCATTATAAATTCGGTAAACGGCAAAGAAGAGAGTCTAAAAACAATTTTGCCTCTGGCTAAAAGATACGGGGCCTGTATACTGGGACTGGCCTTAGACGATAAGGGTATACCCAAAACCAGTGAGGGTCGCCTGGCAGCAGCCGAAAAAATTATGCAAAGAGCTCTGGCTTTAGGCATCCCCAAAGAGGATATTATTATTGACTCGCTGGTGCTTACCGCCAGTGCCCAGCAGGATACCGCGCTGGCTTGTGTTGAGTGTACGCGCCTGGTGAAAGAAGAACTCGGTTTAAGCGCCCTGCTGGGTGTTACCAATATATCTTATGGTTTGCCTAACCGGTCACTTATTGATAATACATTCCTGGCCATGTGTCTGGCCGGCGGTGTGGATGTGGTTATTTTTAATGTTGAAAACCAGGATATGGTAAATACTGTGCGGGCTTCGGAGGTATTGACAGCCAGGGATAAACATTCCCGTAATTATATAAACCTTTTTGCGGCCGGCGAGGCTCAGGGAGCAGTTCTGGAAGAGCAAGCTGTGGAAGAGGACCGGAAACCGGCTGATTGTTTATACCGTGATATTATCAACGGTTTTAAAGAAAATACAGTGCCCTTGTTGGAAGAGGTTTTGAAGCAGGGTATGATGCCTCTGCAAATAGTGGATGATTTGCTGGTGCCTGCGCTTGACGAAGTGGGAGGCAAATATGACCGGGGAGAATTCTTTTTGCCTCAGTTAATGCAGTCCGCTGAAGTTGTGCAAGCTGCTTTTGCCAGGCTGAAACAGGAACTGAAGGTGGCTGGAGACTCAGGAAAAGGCACGGTTTTGCTGGCTACGGTAAAAGGAGATATTCACGATATAGGCAAAAATATTGTCAAGGTGCTCTTGGAGAATTACGGTTATGAAGTGGTCGATATGGGCAAAGATGTCCCGCCTGAAGAAATAGTTCGTGCCGCGAAAGAAAAAGATATTCGCCTGATAGGTTTAAGCGCCTTAATGACTACCACAGTTGTGTTTATGAAGGAAACCATAGATCTTTTACGGCAGGAAAAGCCTGACTGCAAGGTCGTTGTGGGAGGGGCTGTGTTAAATGAAAAATATGCCGAGAACATCAGGGCGGATTTCTATGCCCGTGATGCCAGAGAAGGAGTGGCGGTAGCAAGGGAGGTTTTTGGCAGATAA
- a CDS encoding IS1634 family transposase — MFLKKSIFKRNNKIYCHYKIVESYREDGKVKHRILFNVGTLSDEQAERLRITLNAHNNPDIIVSKPEQIVVTKHAAYLDVAVLNHLWHEWHFHQFFSKDQWVEALVINRCIDPKAKINIKDWMEKTVIPAYLGIDDPTKLDKFEVYRTLDRLHKSEGELQTFLFHQIKNRWPHTENAFFYDITSSYLTGSRCVIAKLGYSRDHRPDCEQIVIALMITPEGYPFYWRVMPGNTQDITTIKPLIEDVKARFALKNCTMVFDRGMVSTDNIVALECEKWTYVSAMDRDEIKKADFFNTALPESVTPDNYEQIMVMQEFLPFDENAFLYYREFIIDDRRYILTFDVARFFDEHHAQLNNVAYFVQWLTVKNQSLREAKKKRCQSLLEREVAAMLKRKHLKKWVSVNIEPYDFEVINKRGNSRTIQSFQLSYTINTVAQKNEQRIHGITCFITNLDVTSHTAIDIIQWYRRKNKVEEAFHEIKDHLDLRPIYLTREQRVMAHVIICVLAYFIFNDIEYRLKQNDLAYSTEEVIGTLRECLVNRLAIQQTNRSWLSITQPSSQLKEILHALKCEVVIDKKRVEPVLKAAECWL, encoded by the coding sequence ATGTTTCTAAAAAAATCGATTTTCAAACGAAACAATAAAATATACTGTCATTATAAAATAGTAGAATCCTATCGTGAAGACGGAAAGGTTAAACACCGCATTTTATTTAACGTCGGCACATTGTCAGATGAACAGGCCGAACGTTTACGAATTACTCTAAATGCTCATAACAATCCAGATATTATTGTTTCAAAACCGGAACAAATTGTTGTGACCAAGCATGCTGCATATCTTGATGTAGCAGTACTAAACCATTTATGGCACGAGTGGCATTTTCATCAATTCTTTTCAAAAGATCAGTGGGTAGAAGCACTTGTAATTAACCGATGTATCGACCCAAAAGCGAAAATTAATATCAAGGATTGGATGGAGAAAACAGTTATTCCTGCCTATTTGGGTATCGATGATCCTACCAAACTTGATAAATTTGAAGTTTATCGTACTCTTGACAGATTGCATAAATCAGAAGGTGAACTACAAACGTTCCTTTTCCATCAGATAAAAAACCGATGGCCACATACAGAGAATGCGTTTTTTTATGACATCACCTCATCTTACTTGACGGGCAGTCGTTGTGTAATCGCTAAACTTGGTTACTCCAGAGATCACCGACCCGATTGCGAACAAATAGTAATTGCCCTGATGATTACTCCTGAGGGGTATCCTTTTTACTGGCGTGTTATGCCGGGAAACACTCAGGACATCACAACAATTAAGCCTTTGATTGAGGATGTTAAAGCTCGCTTTGCACTAAAAAACTGTACCATGGTATTTGATCGTGGTATGGTATCTACAGACAACATTGTTGCGTTGGAATGCGAAAAATGGACGTATGTTTCTGCAATGGATCGGGATGAGATTAAAAAAGCAGATTTTTTCAATACAGCATTACCGGAATCAGTTACCCCAGATAATTATGAACAAATTATGGTCATGCAAGAGTTTCTCCCCTTTGACGAAAACGCTTTTTTATATTATCGCGAGTTTATAATTGATGATAGACGTTATATCCTGACCTTTGACGTGGCTCGTTTTTTTGATGAACATCATGCACAATTAAATAATGTTGCCTATTTTGTTCAATGGCTAACCGTTAAAAATCAGTCACTCCGTGAAGCTAAAAAGAAACGTTGTCAAAGTTTGCTTGAACGGGAAGTTGCCGCTATGCTGAAGCGTAAACATTTAAAAAAATGGGTATCCGTCAATATTGAACCATATGATTTTGAAGTTATCAATAAACGGGGTAACTCACGAACCATTCAATCCTTTCAACTGTCGTACACGATTAATACCGTGGCACAAAAAAATGAGCAAAGAATTCATGGTATTACATGCTTTATTACCAATTTGGATGTTACATCACATACAGCAATTGACATTATTCAATGGTATCGTCGCAAAAACAAAGTTGAAGAAGCATTCCATGAAATTAAAGATCATCTAGATTTAAGACCAATTTACCTTACCCGAGAACAAAGGGTTATGGCACATGTAATAATTTGTGTATTGGCATACTTCATTTTCAATGACATAGAGTACCGGTTAAAGCAAAATGATCTGGCTTATTCTACTGAAGAAGTTATTGGTACCCTAAGAGAATGTCTGGTTAATCGTCTTGCCATTCAACAAACAAATCGTTCTTGGTTGAGTATTACGCAACCTTCATCTCAATTAAAGGAGATTCTCCATGCGTTGAAATGTGAGGTTGTTATTGATAAAAAGCGTGTCGAACCAGTTCTAAAAGCAGCGGAGTGTTGGTTGTAG
- a CDS encoding VTT domain-containing protein — protein MAYSFTLMYNIYVLTHHLHKIELFIRHSHLLSPVGILILSIIRPFILLPISFIGLSVPLMYRFGMSLLLINISAVISASVLFFAARCFSERIQIFLSDRLDAKYLNMLEQNKFELIFFLRLSMLVHFDLLSLLAGLSGISYRGFLLASFVGFFPESILFSAVSIVLENPGTFFRFVPYILAYGLIVYIVRKKIRKGKVR, from the coding sequence ATGGCATATAGTTTTACTTTAATGTATAATATTTACGTTTTAACTCATCATCTACACAAAATTGAGCTTTTTATTCGCCACTCACATTTACTTTCTCCTGTCGGTATTCTTATTCTTTCCATAATCAGACCTTTTATTTTGTTGCCTATTTCTTTCATCGGTTTATCCGTACCTCTTATGTACAGGTTTGGTATGAGCCTGTTATTAATAAATATTTCCGCTGTTATTAGCGCCTCTGTTCTGTTTTTTGCAGCCAGGTGTTTTTCCGAGAGAATTCAAATCTTTTTAAGCGATAGACTTGATGCCAAATACCTGAATATGTTAGAACAGAACAAATTTGAATTGATTTTTTTTCTTCGTCTCAGCATGCTGGTTCATTTTGACTTACTTTCTTTATTGGCCGGTCTTTCGGGTATTTCGTACAGGGGCTTTCTGCTGGCGTCTTTTGTCGGTTTTTTCCCTGAATCAATTCTTTTTAGCGCTGTTTCTATTGTTCTGGAGAATCCGGGAACCTTTTTCAGGTTTGTTCCTTATATTTTGGCTTACGGGCTAATCGTTTATATAGTGCGTAAAAAAATTAGAAAAGGGAAGGTTAGATGA
- a CDS encoding phosphatidylserine decarboxylase family protein: MIVKDSVPLILILLILIIIFYNIYQYLAILPAILLLFVLFFFRNPKRTIASDRKHILSPADGTILEVKELKENSYIKGEAIKISIFLSIFDVHINRSPIKGAITFTEYRPGKFLPAFKSHASDINERNTVGIENDCLKVLVHQITGFIARRIVCYMKKGDQLEQGQIFGLIKFGSCTEIIVPASVKVFAEEGQKVKGGLTVLGVLLDE, from the coding sequence ATGATCGTTAAAGACAGTGTGCCATTGATACTGATACTGCTTATTCTGATAATAATATTTTATAATATTTATCAGTATCTGGCTATACTACCCGCAATATTATTATTATTTGTACTGTTCTTTTTCCGTAATCCTAAAAGGACTATTGCTTCTGACCGCAAACATATATTATCCCCGGCAGACGGAACAATTCTAGAAGTAAAGGAGTTGAAAGAAAACAGTTATATAAAAGGCGAAGCCATAAAAATCAGTATTTTTCTATCTATATTTGACGTTCATATTAACCGAAGTCCTATTAAGGGAGCTATTACATTTACAGAATACAGACCGGGTAAATTTCTGCCGGCTTTCAAAAGCCATGCCTCAGATATTAACGAGAGAAATACTGTTGGCATAGAAAATGATTGTTTAAAGGTGCTGGTGCATCAAATTACAGGATTTATTGCCAGGCGTATTGTTTGCTACATGAAAAAAGGTGATCAGTTGGAACAGGGACAAATCTTCGGTTTAATAAAATTCGGCTCCTGTACGGAAATAATCGTACCCGCCAGCGTAAAAGTTTTCGCCGAAGAAGGACAAAAGGTTAAAGGTGGATTAACAGTTTTGGGGGTGTTGCTTGATGAATAG
- the pssA gene encoding CDP-diacylglycerol--serine O-phosphatidyltransferase encodes MNRIGKTLFPVALLPNILTFCNITMGLLAIIVAASEQYTLAGTLIIIGAVFDRFDGKLARKFEVTSELGKQLDSLADVITFGMAPAITTFMLSFSELRVLGLILAVTFVICGAYRLARFNILNYDNVFVGLPITVAGLLLALFAVYQAKFDIHPYLSAIGMVLLSYSMVCKHQIKKV; translated from the coding sequence ATGAATAGAATTGGCAAAACGCTATTTCCTGTTGCGTTGCTGCCCAATATTCTGACCTTCTGCAATATCACAATGGGCCTGCTGGCTATTATTGTAGCTGCTTCCGAGCAATACACGCTGGCCGGCACATTGATTATTATAGGAGCTGTTTTTGATCGCTTCGATGGCAAGCTTGCCCGTAAATTTGAGGTAACCAGTGAGCTTGGCAAACAGCTTGATTCACTGGCGGACGTTATTACTTTCGGTATGGCTCCAGCCATAACAACCTTCATGCTGAGTTTTAGCGAGCTAAGAGTTCTGGGTTTGATTCTAGCCGTAACTTTTGTTATTTGCGGAGCCTACAGGCTGGCCAGGTTTAATATTCTTAATTATGATAATGTTTTTGTAGGACTGCCAATAACTGTAGCCGGCTTATTATTGGCCTTGTTTGCTGTATATCAAGCTAAATTTGACATACACCCCTATTTATCCGCTATTGGAATGGTACTTTTGAGTTACTCTATGGTCTGCAAGCACCAGATAAAAAAAGTTTAA
- a CDS encoding NAD(P)/FAD-dependent oxidoreductase: protein MMRVAVIGAGISGLACVHELERHGIEPAVFEQKHRSGELFDHCAATLELFTRPYDALDYLQSKYNLHLRPISKIKRIIMNVPTKTVPVKGDNLGYFFLRGHDPVSIETQLFESIRSKVNFNFRADYAELARQFDYVVVANGQYDISRTLGIWSNTYETYLIGAIVIGDFDLNTLVMWLNTRYAKSAYAYLAPLEKNRAFLALVVPYSTPEQAREYWKLFWEIEKHPWEIVYEVMVQHIAGFVYPHQVGNILLVGVAGGFLDPFLGFGVLASLQSGALAGRAVATGKKYEDLLRQLKEDMKHSLAFRQLLKGVDNSDLNRLVSLIGKPGIKQFIYNTNIDFARWGTELIGRVEKFFN, encoded by the coding sequence ATGATGAGGGTGGCTGTTATCGGAGCGGGGATCTCCGGTCTGGCCTGTGTACATGAATTGGAGAGACATGGTATTGAACCGGCAGTGTTTGAACAGAAGCATCGATCCGGGGAATTATTTGATCACTGTGCGGCCACTTTAGAGTTATTTACCAGACCTTATGATGCTTTGGATTATTTACAGTCTAAATATAATTTGCATCTCAGACCAATAAGCAAGATAAAAAGAATTATTATGAATGTTCCCACAAAAACAGTTCCTGTTAAAGGCGATAATTTAGGCTACTTTTTCCTCAGGGGGCATGATCCGGTTTCCATAGAAACTCAGTTGTTTGAGAGCATTAGAAGCAAAGTGAATTTTAATTTTAGAGCAGATTACGCTGAACTGGCCAGGCAGTTTGACTACGTGGTTGTGGCCAATGGCCAGTATGATATTTCCAGGACTCTTGGAATATGGTCAAATACCTACGAAACATACCTGATCGGAGCTATTGTGATTGGTGATTTTGATTTAAATACACTGGTTATGTGGCTTAATACCAGGTATGCTAAATCTGCGTACGCCTATTTAGCGCCTTTAGAAAAGAACAGGGCTTTCTTGGCTCTGGTTGTTCCTTATAGCACACCTGAGCAAGCGCGTGAATATTGGAAGCTGTTTTGGGAAATTGAAAAACACCCATGGGAAATTGTTTATGAGGTCATGGTGCAGCATATAGCGGGTTTTGTTTATCCTCATCAAGTCGGGAATATATTATTGGTAGGAGTGGCAGGGGGGTTTTTAGATCCTTTTTTGGGTTTTGGAGTGCTTGCTTCACTTCAGAGTGGTGCTCTGGCTGGCAGGGCTGTTGCTACAGGTAAAAAATATGAGGATCTGCTGCGGCAGCTAAAGGAGGATATGAAACACTCACTGGCATTCAGGCAGTTGTTGAAAGGTGTAGATAATAGCGATTTGAATAGGCTGGTTTCCTTGATAGGTAAGCCCGGAATAAAGCAGTTTATTTATAATACTAATATCGATTTTGCCAGGTGGGGGACTGAACTAATCGGCAGGGTGGAAAAATTTTTTAATTAA